TATTCGAATAACTTACGTACGTTACTCCCCGTCTCCCCAAGATGGCTATGAATGATCGCATCTAATCTCACAAGAACCAATGGCAGATCAAGGCGCTCCGCTAGATGTGATGCCGTTAATGTTTTCCCTGTACCGGGAGGCCCGAACATGACCATTTTGTTGGGGATTGATACATCATGCTCTCTGAACTTCTCTTTCATGCCCAGAATGGTTATGAATTCGTTAATGATACGCTCATTTTCAGCGGAAAATACAATATGCTGGGCTTTGCGCCTGCACTCTTTTGGCGTGTAAAAAGCGGCCATATCGATCCCTTTTGCTCGGGGAATCCGGTTCATATGGTTCATTTTGCTCATGTATTCACATGCTCCTTCATTTATGGTTTCAGTCCATGATTCAAGTTATATAAGTTGAACTAATGAATATTTACACTGACCACTTCGTTGACAGATCAACCTTCCGATCGCTGTTATCCCCAGATTTTTTGATTATTTCCCTAGAGGGGAAATCCGGGGATAAAGGCGAAGTATATGCTTCCGATGCAGCTTTTTTTCCAAAAGCTTTTAGCTCCGCTCCTTCAGGTTCTTTCTGTCCTCTCCGTTTTCGTGTAAATGTTTAGTTCAATTTATATAGAATCAATTAGACTTTTAATCGTAATTATTACTATTAAATAATAACATAATACTGTCTTTTTGCAAAGATAACCACAGCACGTCCACTATTTTGCCACAGATGGGGGCATTTGGTTGCAAGCTTCAATTAAATTTGCTATTCTAAGTATGCATCGTTGTGTATAACGCAAAAAAGCCCTCCGAATTTCACGAGAGCAAAAATTTTCCAGATTCGCAAGCGGCAACTTGTTATATCCGGATTCTTTATACCAACGACTGTAATCCAATTAAAGTGAGGTTAACAATCATGGCAAAAGACGTATTGTGTGAAGTTAATTCCTGTCGTCACTGGGCTCAAGAGAACAAATGTAACGCTTCTTCGATCTACATTGTGAGTCACAGTTCCAAAGAAGCAAGTCAGTCTGCTGAAACAGACTGCAAGACTTTTGAAGTAAAATAAGTAATTTCAATTGATCCACTTAAAGGAGCCCTTACCGGTTCCTTTTTTCTTTGTCTATTGTAACAAGAATGATAATTATTATCAAGCCCTATTCTGTAAAAATCCTTCTCACCTCTTCAATGCACATTGGACAGATGACCTACGTACACTACGTAAGAAGTCAGTATGCCCATGAACGATTAGAACCAAGAGGTGAATAACAATGCCTGTTAAAAGTGGCACACAGTATCGCGAACGAATTGATGCACAGTCCGTCCCTTGCTGGTACAAAGGTAATCTTATTACTGGAAAACGCTCTGAACATGTAGCATTTGCTGGTTTAATGGAGACTCAGATGTACATGTATGATCTACAATCTGATCCTCAATTTGCGGAAAAGATGACGTATGCCTCCCCGGCAGACGGCAAACCTGTGGGCATATCCTTCCTGCCTCCAACGAGTGCCGATGACCTCCGTAAACGACGGGAAGGGATGAATATCTGGGCAAATGTCCATCATGGCTTTCTTGGTCGCTCACCCGATTACATGAATACAGCCATAATGTCCTTTTACACAGGTGCCGATCTCCTGAACGAATTATCTCCCCAATATGCAGAAAATCTCAAAAATTATTATGCATACTGCCGTGATCATGATATCACGTTATCCCATGCCTTCATTCAGCCATATGCCAGCAAAATCTCAGGGCAATTGGATGCTACTGAGGATGCTATCGCCGCAAAGGTCGTAGATCGCACCGAGGAAGGCCTCATTATTAGCGGTGCATTCATGATGGCTACACAAGCTGCCACTTCGGATGAGATTTTTGTCTATCCGTCACCTTCTCCCGCCCCATTTGATGACGAAAATCCATTTGCATTCTCTTTTGCTGTCCCTAATGATCTTCCGGGAATCACTCTGGTATGCAGGGATACTTACGCAGCCGAATCTCACACCAACTATCCTCTGAGTTCCAGATATGAAGAAATGGACAATATCGTCATCTTTGACCGGGTGCTCGTTCCGCATGAACGGATATTTTTTGCAGGAAGTGAGGAAATGTCCTCGCGTCTCTTCAGTGGTAGCAACTTTCATATTCATGCAGGTCATCAGGTATTGTGTCGTTATATAGCCAAGACGGAATTTGTTCTCGGTACAATCCAGCTTCTCACGGATACGCTGGATCTGAATACGGAAGCACATGTTATAGAGAAATCTGCACGTGTGTTCGCAGGTCTTGAATCGTTAAAAGCATTGGCTTTGGCCGCGGAGGCAGGTGCAATACCAGACGGAAGAGGATTTGTATTACCTGCACCCAAACCATTGATGGCAGCCAATCTCCTTTTTCCGAAACTTTATCCTGAGATGATTGAAATTTTGCAACTCTTGGGTTCGAGCGGGGTGATTATGATCCCTCAGGAAGAAGAGTTTCAATCCGATGTCGCTCCTTCACTGAATATATATCTGAAAGGGAACGATATGGCTTCTCACGAACGCAACGCTCTGTTCCGACTGATCTGGGAGCTTGGGGCTGGATCATTCGGGGGCAGACAGACCCAATTCGAACGATTCTTTTTTGGCAATGTCCTTACGGTATCCAATCGGTTGTTCTCCGTCTACAACAAAGATCAGACGAATCGTCAGCTCGTTCGTGATTTTCTATTCAACACCAACAAATAAGAGAACCAATGAATCATTTTTATACCAGATGGTCATAGACCGTCATCAGTTCAGAGGCTGGTCTGCTTGCATCCATATCCCGCAATGCAGGCTGGTCTCCGTAACCGATATGGAATACCCCCAGCACCTTCTCTTCACTTGTCAGACCCATCAAATTCATAAACACAGGATGTTGTTGATAATCATTGATCTTCCAGACCGCATTCAAACCCTGTTCCGCAGCCAGAATACTAAAACGTTTGCTCCAGGCTTTGGCCGGCAGAAGATCATCCTCACGGGCATTTCTAGGCGCCACGACAACCAGATGGGTAGGGATTGCTTCCGTGTATTGATATGTAGCCCAATCGCCGTAGCGATCAGCCAGATGGGGTGGATAGCTCTGTCTGACCGCTTCCAGATAAAGCTGTCGTCCTTCGCCTGCAAACAACATAAACCTCCAAGGTTCTGAACTCATTACATATAATGAAGGATCTGCTTCATCAAGCAACTTTCGTATAACCGACTGGGGTACTGGCAACGGACTGAATTCGCAAGTTCCTGCACGTCTCTTGCTGCTGCTTATATCTTGACTTAGACCGGTAGACATGGCAACTTCCCCTCCTCTATCTGCATGATATATCGTTATCCTTCAACTGTCTTCACATCAACCATGTTTTTTTCGGTTCAATGGCTTCCGTTCTCCAGCGATCTACCTCTTCGTGTATGCGCGCTTTATCACGCGTCGTAAACTGTTCTGACTCCACCACCTCTGCTTGCGGCATGCTGTCACGTATCAAGCGAATGTAGTCCATGGAACGTATCAGAGACTGGCGTCCAGGGATGTACCTGATTTTGCGTCCTTCCAACAAGCAGTATATCTCGATCATACCCGGTAATTTTCCGAAGGCTTCCCAGCAGAATGCACTGACCATATGCTGAAACGCCTCAACTACGTTTGGATCATGGACAACCATATATTTCTGAATAAGCAGCGAATCCCAGCCTTCTGGTTGCCAGGCCGCCTGGAATATCATCGATAAATGCATGGATAATGAAGGTAACTCCGTTCTCCACTGTTCAAAAAGAATGGCTGGATGCTTCAGATCATCGTTCATTGCAATGGCGAGTGACAATTCATCCGTAATCTTGTTCTTCACATCCCAGTAATGGAGAACAGATTCGAAACCATCCGTCTTTCTGGGCCACCACTTCTCAAGTAAATACTGTACGGGTACCTCTTTGCGAACATCGGGGTCGAGACTGTAAAAGGCATTGACCGCATGGCTCACCGCATATTGTACACGGTGCCTCCATTGCAGTGGAAGACGCTGCTCAGACACTGGTTCAGGGCGGATGAATCGGTGTGGGCTGCGCAGCATTTCTTCCAATCTGTAATCTTCAAGCAGACGTTCAGGAAGGTCATTCCTTCCGACTGGCATCGCTGCCTGAACATTATGTCTTAACATGATCTTTAGGACACCTGTAATCCGGCAGCAGCGAAGCGTTTGCCAAAGTCACGGCATGTTTCTTTCTCCTGCTCAAGCGGACTATATTCAATTTTCAACATCTCTGGAGATACCTCCGCCCCACGCTCTTGCAGCTTGGCAGCCGCGAGATCAACTGCACCGCAGAACTGCTCATACGAGGTGTCACCACTACCAAACACCGCAGCCCTCTTACCACTCAGGTCAAGCTCATCCAGCTCCTCATAGAAATCAAGGAATTCATCCGGCAACTCCCCATCTCCCCAGGTGTACACACCGATCATGAATCCGTCATAGTCCAATACATCAGATGCATTACAATCCGTTACGGATTTCAGGTCTGCCTCGTGGCCTCCCTGTGTAATTCCTTCCACAATCAGTTCTGCAATTTCTTCTGTATTTCCTGTCATGCTCGCATAAGCCACTAACAATTTAGCCATCTATTTTTCCCTCACTTTAATTTGATCATGTTATATTCTCTCTATGAAGAAAGAATGAATTTTGGATTAACAAAATCATATGTGATAATGATTATCATTGTCAAATTAAATTTTTGGTTATCTTTGATTTTCAGTATATGGCGCACCTCGGATATCAACACAGCTAAAATACTTCATCCTTTAACGTCAGATGTAATAGCTTCCTCCAATGATCCCGTCCCCCAACTGGCGTACAAGCCCTTTTTTGTTGTACAATAGTATCCAAATGACTTTTGAAGGATGGATAAATCATTATGTACGTAGCTAAGAATTGGAAGGACTATGAAGTAATCGATACAGGAGGCGGCGAGAAACTGGAGCGTTGGGGAGATGTGATTTTACGCAGACCCGATCCACAGATTATCTGGCCCCTTGAGCAAGAAACCAATGAATGGCGTCAGGTGCATGGTCACTATCATCGCAGCTCTTCCGGTGGCGGTAACTGGGATATGAAAAAGCCCATTCCCGAGCGTTGGACGATCGGATACGAAAACCTGAAATTCCACATTAAACCTACCAGCTTTAAGCACACTGGTCTGTTCCCTGAACAAGCCGCCAACTGGAGCTGGATGATGGATAAAATCTCCAATGCAGGACGCCCTATTTCTGTCTTGAACCTGTTTGCCTATACAGGCGGAGCAACGGTAGCCGCAGCTTACGCAGGCGCTTCTGTTGTGCATGTGGATGCAGCTAAAGGCATGGTTCAATGGGCCAAGGAAAATGTTCAATTATCCGGACTGGCTGATCGCCCTGTTCGTTTTATTACAGATGATGTATTTAAATTCGTACAACGGGAACAACGTCGCGGAAATCGTTACGACGCCATTATTATGGACCCTCCTTCATATGGCCGAGGCCCTAATGGAGAGACATGGAAACTGGAAGAGAACCTATATCCTTTCCTGAAGTCATGTATGACGATCTTGTCGGATAATCCATTATTCATGCTGGTTAACTCCTACACTACGGGCATTTCCTCTACGGTTCTGCGCAACATGTTGACCATGACGATGTCTGCTCAGTACGGTGGTGACATTACAGCAGGTGAGATTGGTCTGCCAATCACACGCAGTGGTCTGGATCTGCCTTGTGGTATTCTGGGCCGTTGGGAGTCTTAATCATGTCAGAACATCGGCATGATCACGATGCAATTCCGATTCTGTTCGAAGACAACCATCTGTTAGGTATTACGAAGCCGGTCAATGTACCTACCCAGGAAGATTCATCAGGTGATCCGGATTTGCTTACATTGCTGAAGCAGGATCTGAAAGAACGATACAACAAACCTGGCAATGTTTATCTCGGGTTAGTACACCGACTTGATCGTCCTGTTGGAGGGGCAATGATTTTTGCCAAGACTTCCAAAGCAGCTTCGAGATTGTCCGAGACTGTGCGGGGACGTCATTTCCGTAAAATATATGCGGCTGTTGTACATGGCAAGTTGCCTGCACAGCAGGGAACGTTAAAACACACGCTCCTGAAAGATGCACGAACAAATACCGTTACTGTTGTACCTAAAGGTACGGCTGGCGGTAAGGATGCCGTTCTGGATTACCGTGTTATCGGCGAGACAGACCGTTACAGCCTCGTCCATATCGAACTGCACACCGGCAGATCTCATCAGATTCGGGTGCAAATGAAAGAAATCGGCTGCCCTCTGTATGGGGATCAGAAGTACGGCGCAAGCGTGAATAAACCCGGCCAGCAGATTGCTCTATGGTCTGCGATTGCTGCTTTTCCTCATCCAGTTACTAAGGAAGAAGTTATTCTGCAATCTTTGCCTGCAAGAGAATTCCCCTGGGCAGAATGGCCAGCTGCCGTGTACCAAAAAGCTTTTGGACAACCTCTATAAGTGCACAGGATCAGGTTACATCTGTCCATACAACGTGTCGTTCAGATTCTGTATCTGAACGACACGTTTTCTTATATTTTCAGCTATATACCTAAGATACAGAGAGGAGACATTATGATGACCCCGTTTACCAAACAAGTCGTTGCGATCATCGCGGCGATTCCCGAAGGTAAAGTGATGACTTACGGTCAGATTGCAGCCCATGCCGGGAGTCCAAGAGCCGCGAGACAAGTCGTACGTATTCTGCACTCGATGAGCCGCAAGGAACGTCTGCCCTGGCACCGTGTCGTCAATGCAAAAGGAGAAATCTCCATACCGGACGAACACTCGCGCATGATGCAGGAAACAGAACTGATTAGCGAAGGTGTGGAGTTTCAACTGAACGGAACCATTAATCTCAAACAGTTCGGTCATGAGCCCGATCCTGTATTTCTTATCGATCCAACGATCCAGCCCGAATAATAAAAGTACTCTCCTCTATCGCGCACACCAAAAAAAGAGAACTCAGGCAGTTAGGGTTACCCCTTCGACTGCTAGAGTTCTCTTTTTGGTTTTATCTGATATTCGTTATGCTGTAGCCGTCGCTTTTTCCTGTTCTACAGTAACAGGCTCAACAGCTGGTTTTGTTTTCCGAATAAAGAACGCCATGATCAAAGCAACCACGGTCATTCCGGTAGCCACGATGAATGCATAGTTAACGCCGTAAATCGTTGCATCTGCTGTAGCTGCTAACATCGCTGTCTTATTATTAGGGTCAACTTGGCCAGCAGCCACTGCATCCGCCAGATGTGTTTTGAGCTTACTACTCATGATAGTAACCAGAATGGCTGTACCGATCGCACCGGCAACTGTACGCAATGTATTGGACATCGCTGTACCATGTGCGTTCAGACGTTGAGGCAGTTGATTCAGACCTGCTGTCTGGATTGGCATCATCAGCATCGACATACCGAACATACGAGCCGTGTAGATAAACATCATGTAGCCGTAGGTAGTATCGATTGCCAGACGACTCAGTCCAAAAGTTGTAATTGCCGTAATGGCAAGACCTGCAACCGAAAGCCAGCGTGCGCCCACTTTATCAAATATGCGACCTGTAATTGGAGACATAATCCCCATCAATATCGCACCGGGCATCATCAGAAGTCCTGATTCGATTGGTGAGAATCCACGAATGTTTTGCAGGAAAATAGGGAGCAGGATCATACCTGCAAACATCGCCATTGTCACGAGCATATTGATAATCGTTGTTAATGTATACATGTTGTACTTGAAAATACGGAACTCAAGGAGCGGATGATCTGTTGTCAGTTGACGAATAACGAACAGAATCAGGGATATCGCACCTACGAC
This Paenibacillus xylanexedens DNA region includes the following protein-coding sequences:
- a CDS encoding DUF1540 domain-containing protein, producing the protein MAKDVLCEVNSCRHWAQENKCNASSIYIVSHSSKEASQSAETDCKTFEVK
- a CDS encoding 4-hydroxyphenylacetate 3-hydroxylase family protein, whose translation is MPVKSGTQYRERIDAQSVPCWYKGNLITGKRSEHVAFAGLMETQMYMYDLQSDPQFAEKMTYASPADGKPVGISFLPPTSADDLRKRREGMNIWANVHHGFLGRSPDYMNTAIMSFYTGADLLNELSPQYAENLKNYYAYCRDHDITLSHAFIQPYASKISGQLDATEDAIAAKVVDRTEEGLIISGAFMMATQAATSDEIFVYPSPSPAPFDDENPFAFSFAVPNDLPGITLVCRDTYAAESHTNYPLSSRYEEMDNIVIFDRVLVPHERIFFAGSEEMSSRLFSGSNFHIHAGHQVLCRYIAKTEFVLGTIQLLTDTLDLNTEAHVIEKSARVFAGLESLKALALAAEAGAIPDGRGFVLPAPKPLMAANLLFPKLYPEMIEILQLLGSSGVIMIPQEEEFQSDVAPSLNIYLKGNDMASHERNALFRLIWELGAGSFGGRQTQFERFFFGNVLTVSNRLFSVYNKDQTNRQLVRDFLFNTNK
- a CDS encoding nitroreductase family protein; the encoded protein is MSTGLSQDISSSKRRAGTCEFSPLPVPQSVIRKLLDEADPSLYVMSSEPWRFMLFAGEGRQLYLEAVRQSYPPHLADRYGDWATYQYTEAIPTHLVVVAPRNAREDDLLPAKAWSKRFSILAAEQGLNAVWKINDYQQHPVFMNLMGLTSEEKVLGVFHIGYGDQPALRDMDASRPASELMTVYDHLV
- a CDS encoding flavodoxin — protein: MAKLLVAYASMTGNTEEIAELIVEGITQGGHEADLKSVTDCNASDVLDYDGFMIGVYTWGDGELPDEFLDFYEELDELDLSGKRAAVFGSGDTSYEQFCGAVDLAAAKLQERGAEVSPEMLKIEYSPLEQEKETCRDFGKRFAAAGLQVS
- a CDS encoding class I SAM-dependent methyltransferase → MYVAKNWKDYEVIDTGGGEKLERWGDVILRRPDPQIIWPLEQETNEWRQVHGHYHRSSSGGGNWDMKKPIPERWTIGYENLKFHIKPTSFKHTGLFPEQAANWSWMMDKISNAGRPISVLNLFAYTGGATVAAAYAGASVVHVDAAKGMVQWAKENVQLSGLADRPVRFITDDVFKFVQREQRRGNRYDAIIMDPPSYGRGPNGETWKLEENLYPFLKSCMTILSDNPLFMLVNSYTTGISSTVLRNMLTMTMSAQYGGDITAGEIGLPITRSGLDLPCGILGRWES
- a CDS encoding RluA family pseudouridine synthase, with translation MSEHRHDHDAIPILFEDNHLLGITKPVNVPTQEDSSGDPDLLTLLKQDLKERYNKPGNVYLGLVHRLDRPVGGAMIFAKTSKAASRLSETVRGRHFRKIYAAVVHGKLPAQQGTLKHTLLKDARTNTVTVVPKGTAGGKDAVLDYRVIGETDRYSLVHIELHTGRSHQIRVQMKEIGCPLYGDQKYGASVNKPGQQIALWSAIAAFPHPVTKEEVILQSLPAREFPWAEWPAAVYQKAFGQPL
- a CDS encoding MGMT family protein, with amino-acid sequence MTPFTKQVVAIIAAIPEGKVMTYGQIAAHAGSPRAARQVVRILHSMSRKERLPWHRVVNAKGEISIPDEHSRMMQETELISEGVEFQLNGTINLKQFGHEPDPVFLIDPTIQPE
- a CDS encoding DHA2 family efflux MFS transporter permease subunit — protein: MSTTTAAAPSSAMDNIKKGPIVAALLIGAFVAFLNQTLMNVALPKIMEDLAINANKAQWLTTGYMLVNGVLIPVTAYLIAKFSTRQIFITAMTLFTIGTLVCGLSPTFTILMVGRVIQAAGAGILMPLMTVVFLTIFPIEKRGQAMGTMGIAMILAPAIGPTLSGYVVEHYSWRLLFYIILPFSIIATAIGIAFVKNVTRQSRPKLDYPGVILSTLGFGSLLYGFSDAGTDGWGSAIVIGCLVVGAISLILFVIRQLTTDHPLLEFRIFKYNMYTLTTIINMLVTMAMFAGMILLPIFLQNIRGFSPIESGLLMMPGAILMGIMSPITGRIFDKVGARWLSVAGLAITAITTFGLSRLAIDTTYGYMMFIYTARMFGMSMLMMPIQTAGLNQLPQRLNAHGTAMSNTLRTVAGAIGTAILVTIMSSKLKTHLADAVAAGQVDPNNKTAMLAATADATIYGVNYAFIVATGMTVVALIMAFFIRKTKPAVEPVTVEQEKATATA